The following proteins come from a genomic window of Winogradskyella sp. PC-19:
- a CDS encoding ABC transporter ATP-binding protein, which translates to MKALKHLNKYFYKYRYRLIVGVFITIVAKIFALFTPRLIGKSINILEKYLEGTIEIATAKSDLLETGLYIVGAALIAGLFTFLMRQTIINVSRYIEFDLKNEVYKHYQVLSLSFYKSNRTGDLMNRISEDVGKVRMYAGPAIMYTINTVTLFTVALTQMISTAPKLTLYTMLPLPVLSFIIYKLSRLINQRSKIVQESLSGLSSFTQEQFSGISVIKSYTIEPSVNTEFETLSVENRQKQIDLAKVQAFFFPLMILLIGVSNLLVIYIGGKQYINGEIENIGTIAEFIIYVNMLTWPVATVGWVTSIVQQAEASQKRINEFLETEPEIKNNTQNPTDIEGSIEFKNVTFTYPDTNITALKDVSFKVKSGEKLAILGMTGAGKSTILDLIGRLYDTQQGSILIDAKQIRDINLYSLRESTGYVPQDAFLFSDSIKNNIKFGKEDATEYEVIEAAKNAKVHKNIVGFKNGYDTVLGERGITLSGGQKQRVSIARAIIKSPEILLFDDCLSAVDTETEEKILKNLERISKNKTTIIVSHRISSAKNADKIIVLDDGKIIQSGTHQTLKKTEGYYQDLYRKQRSEKEM; encoded by the coding sequence ATGAAAGCCTTAAAACATCTTAATAAATACTTCTACAAATACCGCTACAGATTAATTGTTGGTGTTTTTATAACAATAGTAGCTAAGATATTTGCATTATTTACACCTCGACTTATAGGTAAGTCTATTAATATTTTAGAAAAATATTTAGAAGGTACAATTGAAATCGCAACTGCAAAAAGCGACTTACTCGAAACTGGACTATATATTGTTGGAGCTGCACTTATTGCTGGTCTATTTACATTTTTAATGCGACAAACCATTATCAATGTTTCGCGTTATATAGAGTTTGACCTTAAAAATGAAGTTTACAAACATTATCAAGTATTATCATTAAGTTTTTATAAATCAAATCGCACTGGTGATTTAATGAATCGTATAAGTGAAGATGTAGGTAAAGTACGTATGTACGCTGGACCAGCTATTATGTATACTATAAACACAGTGACTTTATTTACTGTGGCTTTGACACAAATGATTAGCACTGCACCAAAACTTACCTTATACACAATGCTCCCATTGCCTGTATTATCATTTATAATCTATAAACTTAGCCGTTTAATTAACCAACGTAGTAAAATTGTACAAGAATCCTTATCTGGATTGTCGTCATTTACTCAAGAACAATTTAGCGGTATTTCGGTTATTAAATCCTATACGATAGAACCAAGTGTAAATACTGAATTTGAGACACTTTCCGTAGAAAATAGGCAAAAACAAATCGACTTAGCTAAGGTTCAAGCTTTCTTTTTTCCCTTAATGATATTGTTAATTGGCGTCAGTAACCTATTAGTTATTTACATAGGCGGAAAACAATACATTAATGGAGAAATTGAAAATATTGGGACAATAGCCGAGTTTATTATCTATGTTAACATGCTGACATGGCCAGTTGCTACCGTTGGTTGGGTAACCTCAATTGTTCAACAAGCAGAGGCATCGCAAAAACGTATAAATGAGTTTCTAGAAACTGAACCAGAAATAAAAAATAATACCCAAAATCCAACAGATATTGAAGGTTCTATTGAATTTAAAAATGTAACCTTCACTTATCCAGACACAAATATTACAGCTTTAAAAGACGTTAGCTTCAAAGTTAAATCTGGTGAGAAGCTAGCTATTCTAGGTATGACAGGTGCAGGAAAATCAACAATATTAGACCTAATAGGACGATTATACGATACTCAACAAGGTTCAATATTAATAGATGCTAAACAAATTAGAGACATTAACCTTTACAGTTTGAGAGAAAGTACAGGTTACGTACCTCAAGATGCTTTTTTATTTTCTGATTCTATAAAAAACAATATTAAGTTTGGTAAGGAAGATGCTACTGAATACGAAGTCATTGAAGCTGCAAAAAATGCCAAAGTTCATAAAAACATTGTAGGCTTTAAAAATGGTTATGATACCGTTTTAGGAGAGAGAGGAATTACGCTTTCTGGTGGACAAAAACAACGTGTTTCTATAGCTAGAGCCATTATAAAATCGCCGGAGATTTTACTTTTTGACGACTGTCTTTCGGCAGTGGATACGGAGACTGAAGAAAAAATTCTAAAAAACCTAGAACGTATCTCAAAAAACAAAACGACTATTATTGTTAGTCATCGTATATCTTCAGCCAAAAATGCTGATAAAATTATTGTCTTAGATGATGGTAAAATAATTCAGTCAGGAACACACCAAACACTCAAGAAAACAGAAGGTTATTATCAAGACCTATATCGTAAACAACGCTCAGAAAAAGAAATGTAA
- the yajC gene encoding preprotein translocase subunit YajC, whose amino-acid sequence MGEGIGSFLPFIAMFAVVYFFMIAPQMKRAKKEKAFAAALKRGDKVITKSGMHGKVAELNDKDNSCVIETSAGKIKFDRSAISMEMSSKLNAPVAKK is encoded by the coding sequence ATGGGAGAAGGTATAGGTTCATTTTTACCATTTATAGCAATGTTTGCTGTAGTGTATTTCTTTATGATTGCACCACAAATGAAACGCGCTAAAAAAGAGAAAGCATTTGCAGCTGCATTAAAGCGTGGTGATAAAGTAATTACTAAAAGCGGCATGCATGGTAAAGTTGCAGAATTAAACGATAAAGACAACAGTTGTGTTATCGAAACATCGGCAGGGAAAATTAAGTTTGACCGTTCTGCAATCTCAATGGAAATGAGTAGCAAATTAAACGCGCCAGTAGCTAAGAAATAG
- a CDS encoding DUF1573 domain-containing protein — MKKVILGLSALCMIAFTSCKDDATSKVNSDNVALAAERDANAGNLPMIKFNKETHDFGTIENGTPVETVFKYTNTGNSMLVVSNVKSTCGCTVPSNYTKQVAPGETGEFAVKFNGKGNGNKVTKAITMTTNTAKGNEQVKITAFVEKDPNAKMPATASTSPQSLLQAQPKKSSTQPGHEGHNHD, encoded by the coding sequence ATGAAAAAAGTTATTTTAGGTCTTAGTGCATTGTGCATGATAGCCTTTACGTCTTGTAAAGATGACGCAACAAGTAAGGTAAATTCTGATAATGTTGCACTTGCAGCAGAGCGTGATGCTAACGCAGGAAACTTACCAATGATTAAATTCAATAAGGAAACACACGATTTCGGTACTATCGAAAACGGAACACCTGTTGAAACAGTGTTTAAGTACACAAACACTGGTAACTCTATGTTAGTTGTTAGTAATGTAAAAAGTACTTGTGGTTGTACTGTACCATCTAACTATACAAAACAAGTAGCTCCAGGAGAAACAGGAGAGTTTGCAGTAAAGTTTAATGGTAAAGGAAATGGTAACAAAGTTACTAAAGCTATTACTATGACTACTAACACTGCAAAAGGAAACGAGCAAGTAAAGATTACTGCTTTTGTAGAAAAAGACCCTAACGCAAAAATGCCAGCTACTGCTAGCACATCGCCACAGTCTTTATTACAAGCTCAGCCAAAAAAGTCTAGTACTCAGCCAGGTCACGAAGGTCATAACCACGATTAA
- the nusB gene encoding transcription antitermination factor NusB → MQSLFAFKGTESDDFKKDERFLFQSIDKMSDLYFSMLALLIELQKKANSKLELSQKKLLATKEDINPNRKFADNAVLQFVSSNTMLKEVIEKRKLNFWDLDFEYVDVIYKAVLESDLYKNYMAKGPSDLKEDKDFIIDIYTEIIAPNDKLYDYFEDQQITWVDDLPVINTAIVKTFTKLKLTKPETFLIPELYKDEDDRVFAKDLLYKTLLNRTKFVEEIAAKTTNWDADRLASLDGVLLQMALCEFQKFPSIPVKVTINEYLEIAKEYSTPKSSVFINGILDKIVKEYKENNVHNKIGRGLM, encoded by the coding sequence ATGCAATCTTTATTTGCATTTAAAGGCACAGAAAGTGATGATTTCAAAAAAGACGAAAGATTCCTTTTTCAAAGTATAGACAAAATGTCTGACTTGTATTTCTCTATGTTAGCCTTGCTTATTGAGTTACAAAAGAAAGCCAATTCTAAACTAGAACTATCTCAAAAAAAACTTCTTGCTACTAAAGAAGATATTAATCCAAACCGAAAGTTTGCCGATAATGCAGTATTGCAGTTTGTAAGTTCTAATACAATGTTAAAAGAAGTTATAGAAAAGCGTAAACTGAACTTTTGGGATTTAGACTTCGAGTATGTCGATGTCATTTATAAAGCCGTTTTAGAAAGTGATTTGTATAAAAATTACATGGCAAAAGGTCCTTCTGACTTAAAAGAGGATAAAGATTTTATCATAGATATCTACACTGAGATTATTGCGCCAAACGATAAACTTTACGATTATTTTGAAGACCAACAAATCACATGGGTAGACGATTTACCAGTAATTAATACTGCAATTGTAAAAACATTCACAAAACTAAAGTTAACAAAACCCGAAACATTTCTGATACCGGAATTATATAAAGATGAGGATGACAGGGTTTTTGCCAAAGATTTGCTTTACAAAACTTTACTAAATAGAACAAAGTTTGTCGAAGAAATAGCTGCAAAAACTACCAATTGGGATGCTGATAGATTGGCAAGCTTAGATGGTGTTTTGTTGCAAATGGCATTGTGCGAATTTCAAAAATTTCCTTCTATACCTGTAAAAGTTACGATTAACGAGTATTTAGAAATCGCCAAAGAATATTCTACACCAAAGAGTAGTGTGTTTATTAATGGTATTTTGGATAAGATAGTAAAAGAGTACAAAGAAAATAATGTACACAACAAAATTGGACGTGGATTAATGTAA
- a CDS encoding Glu/Leu/Phe/Val family dehydrogenase gives MTTDVIDSKDLKKADPVFGQMSFDDHEQIVFCNDKDTGLKAIIGIHNTVLGPALGGTRMWQYNSEWDALNDVLRLSRGMTFKSAITGLNLGGGKAVIIGDAKTQKTPELMRRFGEFVHSLSGRYITAEDVGMTTGDMDTVREVTPFVTGISESKGGAGNPSPITAYGVFMGMKAAAQFKYGSDILEDKNVFVQGIGNVGEALVEHLVNEGANVTISDISQERLEEIKTKYGATIYGGNDIYSEHMDIYAPCALGATINDDTIYKIKADIIAGAANNQLADEIKHGKMLQERGIVYAPDFLINAGGIINVYAELENYDRAEIMRKTENIYNTTLEILDNAKVNNLTTHNAALNIAKERIETRRRENAK, from the coding sequence ATGACAACAGACGTTATTGACTCAAAAGACCTAAAAAAAGCTGATCCAGTTTTTGGGCAAATGTCATTTGATGACCACGAGCAAATTGTTTTTTGCAACGACAAAGATACTGGTTTAAAAGCAATAATAGGAATACATAATACAGTTTTAGGACCTGCACTTGGCGGTACTAGAATGTGGCAATATAATAGTGAATGGGATGCATTAAACGATGTTTTACGTTTGTCTAGAGGTATGACTTTTAAGTCTGCCATTACAGGTTTAAATCTTGGTGGAGGAAAAGCCGTTATTATTGGTGACGCCAAAACACAAAAAACGCCAGAATTAATGCGTCGCTTTGGTGAATTTGTTCATTCTTTAAGCGGAAGGTATATAACTGCAGAAGATGTAGGTATGACAACTGGTGATATGGATACAGTTAGAGAAGTAACACCTTTTGTAACTGGTATTTCTGAAAGTAAAGGTGGTGCAGGTAATCCTTCGCCAATTACAGCATATGGCGTTTTCATGGGGATGAAAGCTGCTGCCCAATTTAAGTACGGTTCAGATATTTTAGAAGATAAAAACGTATTTGTTCAAGGTATCGGAAATGTAGGTGAAGCTTTGGTAGAACATTTAGTAAATGAAGGTGCCAATGTAACGATCTCTGATATTAGTCAAGAGCGTTTAGAAGAAATAAAAACTAAATATGGAGCTACTATTTATGGTGGTAACGATATTTATTCAGAACACATGGATATTTATGCACCATGTGCTTTAGGAGCTACCATTAATGATGATACCATCTATAAAATTAAGGCAGATATAATTGCTGGCGCAGCTAATAACCAATTAGCAGACGAAATAAAGCACGGTAAAATGCTACAAGAAAGAGGTATCGTCTATGCTCCAGACTTTTTAATCAATGCTGGCGGTATTATTAATGTTTATGCCGAGTTAGAAAACTATGACAGAGCAGAGATAATGCGTAAAACCGAAAATATTTACAATACAACTTTAGAAATTTTAGATAATGCCAAAGTTAATAATCTAACAACTCATAACGCTGCATTAAATATAGCAAAAGAGCGTATCGAAACTAGAAGAAGAGAAAACGCGAAATAA